A single Nicotiana tabacum cultivar K326 chromosome 5, ASM71507v2, whole genome shotgun sequence DNA region contains:
- the LOC107809683 gene encoding WRKY transcription factor 44-like, whose translation MEVNEGAKIAVARPVASRPRCPIYKSFSELLAGAIDISSTDVHSEMAITAIRPRTVRLKPATTNALVGDLSSQVATSGAPVGSRSDNILQSVEKPKVLYKPMAKLAPRKTITLLENKGTSASDQQQEVAETEAHVQSANEVKQQYDLKTESQQSRLAKSGQDKKIVHATIVSENTEEVEQSLINTSNVDRPSYDGYNWRKYGQKQVKGSEYPRSYYKCTHLKCPVKKKVERSFDGQIAEIVYRGEHNHPKPQPLKRNLSDGQGRAAVCNETSKGTNNPVWSNQRPQTRVGYICRMENQNDVGLPIQSAYSSKAACFYDPIAAAGMQTAARNSEDSAEGSKMLEADCDEPKTKRRKIEGQSNGAGTSGESAFPYTPNQNTTDSEITGDGFRWRKYGQKVVKGSSYPRSYYRCTSPKCNVRKFVERTTDDPKEFITTYEGKHNHGVPNRRPNSEASKTSSKSSAMKEKS comes from the exons ATGGAGGTCAATGAAGGAGCGAAAATAGCTGTAGCTAGACCAGTTGCTTCAAGGCCTAGATGTCCTATTTACAAATCTTTCTCAGAGCTCTTGGCTGGTGCAATAGATATCTCATCGACGGATGTTCATTCTGAAATGGCTATTACAGCCATCAGACCGAGGACTGTCAGGTTGAAACCTGCAACAACCAATGCTTTAGTTGGAGATCTTTCTTCACAG GTTGCCACGTCTGGTGCACCAGTTGGTAGTCGATCTGATAACATCTTGCAATCAGTAGAGAAACCCAAGGTCCTGTATAAACCCATGGCTAAACTTGCACCAAGGAAAACCATTACACTCCTTGAAAATAAG GGAACCTCTGCATCCGATCAGCAACAAGAAGTAGCTGAGACTGAGGCTCATGTTCAATCAGCAAATGAAGTtaaacaacaatatgacctcaaGACAGAATCTCAACAAAGTCGTTTAGCAAAATCAGGACAGGACAAAAAAATAGTGCATGCAACAATTGTATCAGAGAACACAGAAGAAGTTGAACAATCTTTAATCAACACGAGTAATGTTGATCGTCCTAGTTATGATGGATATAATTGGAGAAAATATGGACaaaagcaagttaaaggaagtgAATACCCGAGAAGTTACTATAAGTGCACGCATCTAAAGTGTCCTGTGAAAAAGAAGGTTGAAAGATCATTTGATGGACAGATTGCAGAAATTGTTTACAGGGGTGAGCACAACCACCCAAAGCCTCAGCCTCTGAAGCGCAATTTATCAGATGGACAAGGCCGAGCAGCCGTATGCAATGAAACTTCAAAAGGAACAAATAACCCTGTATGGAGTAACCAACGTCCTCAGACGAGAGTAGGTTACATATGTAGGATGGAAAATCAGAACGATGTTGGATTGCCTATACAGTCAGCTTATTCCAGCAAAGCAGCATGCTTTTACGATCCCATTGCAGCTGCGGGAATGCAGACTGCTGCCCGAAATTCTGAAGATTCTGCCGAAGGAAGTAAAATGTTAGAGGCGGATTGTGATGAACCAAAGACTAAAAGAAG GAAAATTGAAGGCCAATCCAATGGAGCAGGTACATCAGGGGAAAGTGCATTTCCTTATACACCAAACCAAAATACTACCGACTCTGAGATTACCGGGGATGGCTTTCGTTGGCGAAAATATGGCCAGAAGGTTGTGAAGGGAAGTTCATATCCCAG GAGCTATTATAGATGCACAAGTCCCAAATGCAACGTGCGAAAGTTTGTTGAAAGAACCACAGATGATCCAAAAGAGTTCATTACTACATATGAGGGAAAACACAACCATGGCGTTCCTAATAGAAGACCAAACTCAGAGGCATCCAAAACAAGCTCAAAATCTTCAGCTATGAAAGAGAAATCATAG